One genomic window of Hymenobacter sp. J193 includes the following:
- a CDS encoding TolC family protein has translation MPRFFLFALLLAAPLPLLAQQPVLPARTPATTPQAKPQTEKPETVAPAPALTLAEAIRIGLENNYGIRLSRQDVRLAENNVTRGNAGQLPTIDGNVTRSFTRNDVRQESAARTTASEASGAKSNRLNSNLAGTWTIFDGFGMFIAYDRLRTVAQSQQQLTRATAEETVADITTAYFTVVREAGKIQSFEEALRIGQQRIDLTQARADVGVGAKVEVLTARVDFNADRSALIQQQEALKTAKVNLNNLLGRSPALDFLPADSIVVSRDLGRETVTQAIRQNNPRLQQARINTQVAAYDRKLVRASRFPQIGLTGGYGYNRNVNGEAFFGTELTTNTGRQLGFNYGVVASIPIFDGFNRNRLEQNARIAEDQSRLQLEQTQLQLEAEAEQAYAQYQNRLQLLQLEEDNILLARQNVAIALERYRLGLLTPLALREAQRTQLDAENRLLDIRFQAKQAETVLRRLSSGLVQEQP, from the coding sequence ATGCCTCGTTTCTTTCTTTTTGCCCTGCTGCTCGCCGCTCCCCTGCCCCTGCTGGCCCAGCAGCCGGTACTGCCGGCCCGCACGCCGGCCACCACGCCCCAGGCCAAGCCCCAGACGGAAAAGCCCGAAACCGTGGCGCCCGCCCCCGCCCTCACGCTGGCCGAGGCCATCCGCATCGGGCTGGAAAACAACTATGGCATTCGCCTGTCGCGGCAGGATGTGCGCCTGGCTGAAAACAACGTAACCCGCGGCAACGCCGGCCAGCTGCCCACAATAGATGGCAACGTCACCCGTTCCTTCACCCGCAACGACGTACGGCAGGAGTCGGCTGCGCGCACTACTGCCAGCGAGGCCAGCGGGGCCAAGTCCAACCGCCTGAACAGCAACCTTGCCGGTACCTGGACGATTTTCGACGGCTTCGGGATGTTCATTGCCTACGACCGGCTGCGCACCGTGGCCCAGAGCCAGCAGCAGCTCACCCGCGCCACGGCCGAGGAAACCGTAGCCGACATCACCACGGCCTACTTTACGGTGGTGCGCGAGGCCGGCAAGATTCAGAGCTTTGAGGAGGCTTTGCGAATCGGCCAGCAGCGCATCGACCTGACCCAGGCCCGGGCCGATGTGGGTGTGGGCGCCAAAGTGGAAGTGCTGACGGCCCGCGTGGACTTCAACGCCGACCGCTCGGCCCTGATTCAGCAGCAGGAAGCCCTGAAAACCGCCAAGGTGAACCTCAACAACCTGCTCGGCCGCTCCCCTGCCCTCGACTTCCTGCCCGCCGACTCCATCGTGGTCAGCCGCGACCTGGGCCGGGAAACCGTTACGCAGGCTATCCGCCAGAACAACCCCCGCCTGCAGCAGGCCCGCATCAACACTCAGGTGGCCGCCTACGACCGTAAGCTGGTGCGCGCCTCCCGCTTTCCGCAGATCGGCCTGACGGGCGGCTACGGCTACAACCGCAACGTGAACGGGGAAGCCTTCTTCGGCACGGAGCTGACCACCAACACCGGCCGCCAGTTGGGCTTTAACTACGGCGTGGTGGCCTCCATTCCTATTTTCGACGGCTTCAACCGCAACCGCTTGGAGCAGAACGCCCGCATTGCGGAAGACCAGAGTCGGCTGCAGCTGGAGCAAACCCAGCTGCAGCTGGAAGCCGAGGCCGAGCAGGCCTACGCCCAGTACCAGAACCGCCTGCAGCTGCTGCAGCTGGAGGAAGACAACATCCTGCTGGCCCGCCAGAACGTGGCTATTGCCCTGGAGCGCTACCGCCTGGGCTTGCTCACGCCGCTGGCTTTGCGCGAGGCCCAGCGCACCCAGCTTGACGCCGAAAACCGCCTCCTCGACATTCGCTTCCAGGCCAAGCAGGCCGAAACCGTGCTGCGCCGCCTTAGCAGCGGCCTGGTGCAGGAGCAGCCGTAG